The stretch of DNA TATTAGATCGATTCTTTCATCCTCTAATATTTCTTTGAATTCTTTGTTAATTTTATCCACCTGAGAGATGAGTTGTCTGTAGTAGTAAATGAAGTTAATTAAAGCAAATAATAAGGATGAGCCTGTAAATAGAAGAATAAAGTGGTGCTCAAAAAAATCCTTATAAGTTAGATAACTTACAATACCAAATATGAAGTAAAGCAGAAAAGTTATAGCTGTAAAGCTAAACAGTTTAAACAGCATAAGCCAACCTCCTTCTTGTCAAACTGAGCTTGATTATAATTCATTCTTTTATTATTTCAACCTTTTTTAATTATAAATAAAATAACTTGATAGGTGAACAATCGTTTACTAAAATTGCTGTATGGATGAAAGGTTGAAAAAGAGGTTAAAAATATTGGAGGGATATTTTTTAGAAAACGGCACCATGCCAAGCTATTCACAGATGTGCAAACTGTTTGGTGTAAAGTCCAAAAACGCTGTATTCAAAACGATTAGTAGGTTGATAGATGAGGGGTTTTTGAAAAAAGATAGAAATGGTAAGTTGAGATTTGAGCTAATGCCGGGGAGTATAAAGATCCTTGGTGAGATAAAGGCTGGCTTTCCATCTCCTGCTGAGGAGGAGCTGATAGATACCGTTTCGCTGGATAGTTTTTTGGTTGATAATCCTTCTGCTACATTTATGTTGAAGGTAACGGGTGATTCTATGGTCAATGCGGGTATTCTTGCAGGTGATTTTGTGCTTGTTGATAGGTCAAAACAGCCAAAAGATGGAGATATAGTAGTTGCAAGTGTTGATGGTGAGTGGACTTTAAAATATTTAAAAAGACAAAAAACAAAAAACGGTGATCGCTACATACTGATTGCGGCAAACCCAAAATATAAACCTATCAAACCCTCTCAGGAGCTTTGTATAGCCGGTGTTGTTGTGGGGGTTATAAGAAAATACAGATAAAATGGGTGTATTTTGTGTGTCAAGTTGGCCTGATGCCATAGCTCATATAGATGCAGATGCCTTTTTTGTGGAGTGCGAAAGGGCAACAAATCCGCTGCTTAGGGGTAAGGCGGTTGTTGTTGGAAAAGAGCGTGGTATAGCTACGGCTTTAAGCTATGAGGCAAAAGCTTTGGGTATAAAAAGAGGCATGCGAATTGTAGATATAAAGAAACAGTTTCCCGGGGTTGTTGTGCTTAATTCAGATTATGAAAAATACAGTATGTTTTCTGTTAGGATATTTGATATTTTGAGGAGATTTTCCCCTGTGGTGGAGGAGTATTCGATAGATGAGGCTTTTGTTGATTTAAAAGGCTTAAGGGCTTTTTATAAAAAAAGCTACAGAGAGCTTGCTGTTTTGATACAGAAGAGTATTAAAGAAGAGCTTGGGATTTCTGTTTCTTTAGGTGTTGCACCAACAAAGGTGCTTGCAAAAATTGCATCAAAATTAAAAAAACCAGGTGGCATTGTTGTTATAAAAGCTAAAGAGATACAAAACTACCTTAATATTCCTGTGGGTAGTGTGTGGGGTATTGGACCAAATACAGAGGCGTTGCTTGCCAAATTCAATATTTATACGGCTATTGAGTTTGCAAAGACAGATATTGCATTTCTATCCAGAATACTCTCAAAACCATACATTCAGATTCACAGGGAATTAAGAGGAGAAAAGGTGTTTAATGTCGACCCTTCTTATAAATCCTCTTATAAACCTATCAGTAAAGCCACAAGTTTTAAGCCCATTGCCGATAAAAACATGCTGTTTGCTAAAATTGCAAAAAATGTAGAGGATGCTGCATTTAAGGCGCGCAGATATGCACTTGCTCCATCCCGTATTGCTGTATTTTTAAAGACAGATAACTTTGCAACAGAAAACATAAAACTCAAACTAAGAACACCCACAAATATAACCTCCCATCTTTTGGAATACGCAAGAATAGGGTTTGAAAGAATCTATAAAGAAGAGAGAAGCTACAGGCAAACGGGTGTTGTTTTGCTAAACCTTACAACAAAAAAAAGATACGATTTATTTGAGGATTTTACTTATTTAAAAAAGAGTGCCCTCCTGTATGGTATTATTGATTATGTAAATACAAAATTTGGCAGACACAGTATATCTATCGCATCTACACTTCCTGCTTTAGAGCCTAAAAAACAGAAGTTGAGCGTACCTTTTATAGGACATGTAAAATAAAAATTATATTTCTTTTTGTTTACAAAAGATAAAAGTTTGCTATTATGTAATAGATGAATAGTTTTATAAAGTGCGAGTGTGGCTGTTATAATCCAAAGGATAGTAAATACTGTGTATGTTGCGGCAAAGCGCTTAAGCAAAAAGGCAGCATTGTTGCGGTTTTTGACGATCCTCAGCGCGGGTTTGTTTTACTGAAGCATCTTAAAAAAACATCCCTTGAGGTAAAAGGCTTCAAACCCTCAAACCTTACCTTCTCAGACCTTGGTGAGGTTGATTTTGTTGTTCTGGATATAGACCCTAAATTTAGAGAGCTATCCGTTTTGCTTAGAAGAATAAGCGAAAATCTAAGCAGGTCAAAGCTAATAGCTATAAGCAAAAAGGGTTATTTTGCCATCTGGGATAAGCTTGGTGTGGATATAGTGGCAGAAAAACCGTCCGATGTTGTTGAGATTATAAAAAAAGAGTTTGCCTATAGCGACTTGCCTATCTATACAATGAAAGAAGCAGAAGCTTTTTTAAAACATTTTTCTGATTATAATGTAATTTTTGTAAAGTTTAATAGGTTTGATGATGCAAAAATATTCAACCTTCACCATTTGCTTGTGGGTTTATATTACAGTCTCAAAAGGTCAGACATATTTATGGTTGTTCCAAACGCCTATGTGGCTATAATTCCGTCAAACCAGAAAGACGGTAGAGGAGTAAAGATTTTAAAAGAAAAGGTGGAAGTGTATATAAAGGAGCATCTTACAAGCGATGATATATCCTTAAATAGCGTTGAGATTGTTCAGCTAAAAAATAACAAAAAAGAGATTTCCAGCCAAAAGGAAATCATTGTTGCAAAGGAGTATAGCAGGCAGGAAAGTAGTGAAGATAAAGCAAAAGGCTCGCATAAATCAGAGCCTGTATTTGCTATTTTAAAGGCGTTTAGATCGCAATTAGGCAAGCTTTATTTTACCTCATTGAGAAAAAAGGTTGAACCCTATTTGACATTGGGTGATGCAAAATGGATTGCAGAGAACAGAAACTACTCCGATAAAGAAGAAATAGAAAGGTTAACTGAAGAATTTACTCAGCTTGAGAAACAATCCAAAATCTTAAAATACACAGAAGAGGAGTTTTTGTCCTCCTTGGATGGTAATGTTGAGATATTGAGTCTGCCTGAGGTTCAATCAAACATCATAATGCTTATAAATCGTGATGCTTCTTTTAACAGAATTGTGAGAGAGATTAAAAAAGACCCTGCTATATCTGCAAAGATTCTTAAACTTGCAAATTCAGCGTTTTTTGGATTAAAAGGTAAGGTTAAAAGTGTTGAAAAGGCTGCTGTTGTTTTGGGTAGTCAGGAAATTATGAGTATCTCTTTAAGCGTTTCTTGCTTAAATAAGTTTTCATCGCCCTTTATAAAAGATCTATACAAATACGCTATAGCTACCTATGCCATTGCAACATTTCTTGAAGATAAACTTCAGGTTGTTACCTCTGCTCCACTTACAGCAATTTTGCACTCAATAGGTTATATGTTTTATGCTCAATATATGAAAGATGAATTTTCTGAGGTTGTAAATAGGGCTAAAAATGGCGGTGTGTTTGAGTCTGAGGCTGTTGATGTTTTACCTGCAAGAGCCCAGGAGGTTTCCTATAAATTGGCAACGATGTGGAACATACCACAAAGAGTCGCTCAAATCATAAGAGATTTTCTCTATCCAAAACGATCGTCAAGCTTTGATGCGTCGATATATGTTTTGCATACATCGGTTTTATTTGCAAGAATATTGGGTTATATGTGGGGCAGTTATTCTATAGATGATATAAGCTATCATGCCTATAAGGTGTTTCTTGATAGGTTTGGTATAAATATAGTAAAATTTTTCAAGGAGCATCATGAGGAATTAAAAGAAAAAAGTAGCAATATGGTAGCTGTATTGGCATGAAGATTACACATCTTGTTAAAAACCTTGCCCGCCAACATGAAGAGATGATAGGTCTTATTGCATCTATAGATAGCTTTCTTAACAAAAGTGAAGGTATTAATCCTGTTGAGGTAGCCTTTGATACTATTGGTTCTTTTGGATGCAAAGGTTTGTGTGTTGTTAAAGATGGTAGAGTTGTAAAACAACAACCCGAAAATTTTTTTGACAGCAATTTAGGCGAGTTTAAAACGGGAATATATGAAGATATAAAGCTTGCAAAGAGTCTTTTTGGCGATATCAGGTTTAGCAGATTTGTTGTGGAAAATGTCGGTGATAGTAAAATAATAGCTGTTTTTGACGAAGATACAAAGCCGTATATTATTTCTGTCACAGATATTATTTTGAAAATTTTAAGGTTAAGATTTAGTAGACAGATTAATAAATTTGAAAATTTAAGGTTTCTTTTAAGGCTTCTTTACAACTTCGATAAAGAAACATACAGTCATTCATTCAGGGTCAGGGTGTACTCCTATTTTATTGCTAAAGGATTGGGTTTTGATAAAAAGTTGATTACGCAGATAAAAATAGGAGCAATGTTACATGATATAGGAAAACTTTTGCTGCCTTTGGATGTATTAAAAAAACGCGGAAAGCTTAGCAATGGAGAGTTTGAACTCATCAAAAAACATGTGAATGAGAGTTATGAGATTTTACAATCTTTTGGATGTAGTGACATCGTTGTTCAAATAGCACTTCTTCACCACAGAAAGAGGAATGGAAAAGGATACCCTGAAAATAGCCCGATAGATTTTGAAGATTATGTAGATGTTGTTGCAGTTGCCGACATTATGGATGCAATTTTATCATCCCGCACATACAAGCACTCAAAAGGCTGCAATATATTAATTGAAGAGATAAGAAAAGAAAAGGGTGGTTTAAAAGAACAGATAATCGATGCCGCTGCAAAATTTATAGCCTCGGAAGATTTTATTGTAGCTCAAAGGATTATCGAAAAAAGATTGTCGAAGATTAAAACAGTGGATGATGTCAGGGATATTTATGAGTCTTTAAATCAACTCAAAGAGGAAAATATTTCACTAAAAAGGCAGAACGAGCTGTTTAAAAGCATAACAAGCGAACTACAGAAAAGATACGAAGAGTTGATGGTTACTGGTGCAAAAAACAAAACTATAAATAGCAAAAAGGCACTGATAGTTGAATCGTATCTTGAAAAATTTGGCAATCTAAAGACGGTTTTGATTATAAAAAATAACGCTATAGTTGAAATGAGTGGAAAGCCTGTAGGTATAGATGTTATAAATAACCCATCAAATCAAAACGGTGTTTATCTTTTTGAAAAAGGCGAATTTAAGATTATTGCTGTCTTTGATGCCATTAAAAAAGAGCCTTCTTCGATGACCGCAGATGTCCTATATAACTTAGTTAGATAAGAATTCTATCACCCTATCGGCAATTTCAGTGTGTTTTAGATCTCTGTAGCATTTTAGGTTGTATGGGCAGTTTTTGGGATTGTTGCAGGGCTGGCAGTCAAGGCCTTTATAGAATACCTTGGTTTTGTCGTTTTCTAAAAACCAGCCGCCTGTTGGACCGCCTATAACGGCTGTTTTTGTTTTTTGACTAACGCCTATGTGACATACGAATGAATCGTTGCCCACCACACAGAATGCATCTTTAATTAAAGCGGCTGTTTGTTTGATTGTGAAGGGCTTTTCTATTAAGATGCCGCCAGAAAACTTTCTGCATATTGAGGCAATCGGTTTTTCTTTATCTGAACCATAGATAATAATTGGGGTTAACTTGAAAGTCTCAGCAATTTTTTTTGATAATTTACCAAACTCCTCTGCAGACCACATTTTATGGGTTTTTCTTGCCGTTGGAGAAACAACAAAGTAGTTTTTTATATTTTTTGATTGAAGATAATTTAAAATAAACGCTTTGTCTTTTTGGTTAAAATAAAGCTCTGGCATAAACTTAGGGGGATTTTCTATGCCAACTGCTTTGAGAATCTCCAATCGCTCAAAAGTTGTATAATCTTTAAAGGTTTGTTGGATGAGTGTGTTATAAAAAAGATTTGTTCCTTTTTTAAAAAAAGCTGCCCTGATTTTGGCATTGGAGAAGAGTGTTATACGTTGGCTTCTTGCCGTTCTTTGAAGATCTAAAATAGCATCGTATTTTTGCTTTCTTATAGTTATCCAAGCTTTTGCTTCTTCTAAAAAACCATTTTTTAATGTTATGAGATTATCTATGTAGGGGTTTAGGGTGAGAATATCTTTTGCAGCCTTTGAGGTTAAAAAATCAACCTTTACCTGCGGATAAACAGTTTTAATTGCCCTTGGTATGGAGCTTGAAAGCAACACATCGCCTAATTGTCTTAATTGAATAACAAGAATTTTCATTCACTCTACCACTATTCTGAACATTAGACCCCGACCACCAGACCCCTTTATAGTCTGCACTGGCTTTATTATTTCAGTTTGCTTTATCAACCCAGCCAAGTTAATAGACTGGCCTGGTGGTCGGGTTAATCACACTTCCCACTTATTTTACACACGCCTTCGTCAAAATCAAAGCCTTTTTTGTCATTGATAATGTAGTTTAAATTATTGTTTGTAGCTTTGTCTGATAAATAGTTTAATATTGCATCCTCGCCAATGATTATTGTTTTTTTGCTTTTTGTATTTACAACCATTACAGGCACAACATCAATGTTAAAGATATCAAGCAGTGCCTTTTCTTGCTGTGGCGTTTTAAAGATTACTTTTAACTGTTTATTTTTTATAGTTTGTTTAAGTTTATTTATTACCTCCTCACAGTGAGGGCATCCCTGTTTATGAATAATGATTAGGCCTTCTTTCAAAGGATTTGGTTTTGTCTGATATGTAAGTATTGACATAGTTGTAAGTATGCCAAAAAAGGATATAAATCCGATTGTAAGTATAAAGTTTTTCTTTATCAGTCTTATCAATGCTAATGTAAAAATCAATGTAAAAACAGAAATGCAAAATAGGCAGATTTTCTGTGCTACAAACAACTGATAACCTACAAGCACACCTTCAATGGATAACGCTGCTGCAGTTAAGTAATCGGCAATATTTGATAAAAGAGATATGTCTTTTTTGTAGAATGTTAAAACCGATAGATTAGAATAAAGCAGGGTTAGTATCCCGAATAAAACTCCTCCTGCCATAACTACATATATTTCATCTATTTTTAAACTTTGTTCTATAATTCTGCAGCCTTCAGCTGTGCAG from Hippea jasoniae encodes:
- a CDS encoding glycosyltransferase family 9 protein: MKILVIQLRQLGDVLLSSSIPRAIKTVYPQVKVDFLTSKAAKDILTLNPYIDNLITLKNGFLEEAKAWITIRKQKYDAILDLQRTARSQRITLFSNAKIRAAFFKKGTNLFYNTLIQQTFKDYTTFERLEILKAVGIENPPKFMPELYFNQKDKAFILNYLQSKNIKNYFVVSPTARKTHKMWSAEEFGKLSKKIAETFKLTPIIIYGSDKEKPIASICRKFSGGILIEKPFTIKQTAALIKDAFCVVGNDSFVCHIGVSQKTKTAVIGGPTGGWFLENDKTKVFYKGLDCQPCNNPKNCPYNLKCYRDLKHTEIADRVIEFLSN
- a CDS encoding vitamin K epoxide reductase family protein — its product is MKAKEIIKKPEIIIAFIGFCLTTLQFVLMLNSRNICTAEGCRIIEQSLKIDEIYVVMAGGVLFGILTLLYSNLSVLTFYKKDISLLSNIADYLTAAALSIEGVLVGYQLFVAQKICLFCISVFTLIFTLALIRLIKKNFILTIGFISFFGILTTMSILTYQTKPNPLKEGLIIIHKQGCPHCEEVINKLKQTIKNKQLKVIFKTPQQEKALLDIFNIDVVPVMVVNTKSKKTIIIGEDAILNYLSDKATNNNLNYIINDKKGFDFDEGVCKISGKCD
- a CDS encoding HD-GYP domain-containing protein, which encodes MKITHLVKNLARQHEEMIGLIASIDSFLNKSEGINPVEVAFDTIGSFGCKGLCVVKDGRVVKQQPENFFDSNLGEFKTGIYEDIKLAKSLFGDIRFSRFVVENVGDSKIIAVFDEDTKPYIISVTDIILKILRLRFSRQINKFENLRFLLRLLYNFDKETYSHSFRVRVYSYFIAKGLGFDKKLITQIKIGAMLHDIGKLLLPLDVLKKRGKLSNGEFELIKKHVNESYEILQSFGCSDIVVQIALLHHRKRNGKGYPENSPIDFEDYVDVVAVADIMDAILSSRTYKHSKGCNILIEEIRKEKGGLKEQIIDAAAKFIASEDFIVAQRIIEKRLSKIKTVDDVRDIYESLNQLKEENISLKRQNELFKSITSELQKRYEELMVTGAKNKTINSKKALIVESYLEKFGNLKTVLIIKNNAIVEMSGKPVGIDVINNPSNQNGVYLFEKGEFKIIAVFDAIKKEPSSMTADVLYNLVR
- a CDS encoding DNA polymerase Y family protein; the protein is MSSWPDAIAHIDADAFFVECERATNPLLRGKAVVVGKERGIATALSYEAKALGIKRGMRIVDIKKQFPGVVVLNSDYEKYSMFSVRIFDILRRFSPVVEEYSIDEAFVDLKGLRAFYKKSYRELAVLIQKSIKEELGISVSLGVAPTKVLAKIASKLKKPGGIVVIKAKEIQNYLNIPVGSVWGIGPNTEALLAKFNIYTAIEFAKTDIAFLSRILSKPYIQIHRELRGEKVFNVDPSYKSSYKPISKATSFKPIADKNMLFAKIAKNVEDAAFKARRYALAPSRIAVFLKTDNFATENIKLKLRTPTNITSHLLEYARIGFERIYKEERSYRQTGVVLLNLTTKKRYDLFEDFTYLKKSALLYGIIDYVNTKFGRHSISIASTLPALEPKKQKLSVPFIGHVK
- the lexA gene encoding transcriptional repressor LexA; translation: MDERLKKRLKILEGYFLENGTMPSYSQMCKLFGVKSKNAVFKTISRLIDEGFLKKDRNGKLRFELMPGSIKILGEIKAGFPSPAEEELIDTVSLDSFLVDNPSATFMLKVTGDSMVNAGILAGDFVLVDRSKQPKDGDIVVASVDGEWTLKYLKRQKTKNGDRYILIAANPKYKPIKPSQELCIAGVVVGVIRKYR
- a CDS encoding HDOD domain-containing protein, with amino-acid sequence MNSFIKCECGCYNPKDSKYCVCCGKALKQKGSIVAVFDDPQRGFVLLKHLKKTSLEVKGFKPSNLTFSDLGEVDFVVLDIDPKFRELSVLLRRISENLSRSKLIAISKKGYFAIWDKLGVDIVAEKPSDVVEIIKKEFAYSDLPIYTMKEAEAFLKHFSDYNVIFVKFNRFDDAKIFNLHHLLVGLYYSLKRSDIFMVVPNAYVAIIPSNQKDGRGVKILKEKVEVYIKEHLTSDDISLNSVEIVQLKNNKKEISSQKEIIVAKEYSRQESSEDKAKGSHKSEPVFAILKAFRSQLGKLYFTSLRKKVEPYLTLGDAKWIAENRNYSDKEEIERLTEEFTQLEKQSKILKYTEEEFLSSLDGNVEILSLPEVQSNIIMLINRDASFNRIVREIKKDPAISAKILKLANSAFFGLKGKVKSVEKAAVVLGSQEIMSISLSVSCLNKFSSPFIKDLYKYAIATYAIATFLEDKLQVVTSAPLTAILHSIGYMFYAQYMKDEFSEVVNRAKNGGVFESEAVDVLPARAQEVSYKLATMWNIPQRVAQIIRDFLYPKRSSSFDASIYVLHTSVLFARILGYMWGSYSIDDISYHAYKVFLDRFGINIVKFFKEHHEELKEKSSNMVAVLA